A stretch of DNA from Anopheles ziemanni chromosome 3, idAnoZiCoDA_A2_x.2, whole genome shotgun sequence:
GTTATGCACGTCCCGGCTAATTATGACACAATTTACGACTTGTTGCGGTTTGCAGTTAACGAGCGTAATATATTTCGTCGGAGCATGGGTCCCGTGGCTGGAGGATGCCCCAACAAACAATCGATACCTTTCGAACAATCAACTCAACCAACCGTCTTTTGGGGTGTCtcgaggggggggggcgatCCGAGACGGCGGACATTTTTCGGGACGCAAACGAAACAGGTTAGCCCAACGACGGCTGTCGAGCAGCCGTCAAACGAGTGTGTGACAGACCGATCCGCCGGGAACGAGCGGAGTTCCGGAGCAGGTTCCGTTCCGAAGCGTCCACCGTTGCACACACGGAGCTGAAACATCACCCACATTTGCATACTAATCGTCAGCGTAATTAGATGACGAAATGTTAATGAACCCCGCGGGATCCCCCCCTCCCGGGACCCcagacaaacaaaagcaaaagggTTCCGTTCCAAAGTGGGGGAAAAGCAAAAGGCCGCGCTTGCGGTTATCGGTTGTTTGACGATAACGGCCGTTGTTGTCTCTTGTTTTATTGGGAGTTCGATGATCATCGAATATATTTCGATCGATTCGTCGACGATCCCCCCACCCCAGTCCCCGACCCCGTCCCCGGTGGGGAATCCGTTGCAGTGCAGTGCTGTATTTTATTTCGATATAATTACGCAAAATCGGCCCGGAATGTATGTTCGGTACGAGCCCGGGACGGGGAAGTTATCGTTatcgtttgttcgtttggGAATTTCGGGGGGAAGCTGTTGCTTTAATGAAGCTTTGGTTGCGGCTGGAATAATTTGCTCCGTGGACTCCGGAGCCATTCGATTCATTAGTTTAGGGTGTCGCGCCCTGGATGATGACAGGCCGGGGGGTTATGGATTTGGTATGCAGCGCAGCTGGAGCAAGGTGCATCCGTGGCCGACGTCATATCGTTGCTGATTGAATTTACGATGCGCCTTGGCGTGTTTTGAGGAGCGCCAGAAATGGTGCAAGAATTTTATTCGATTTAGATTCCCCATTTCGCTCGGTAAAGAAATAGTATTTCAAGagtaaaattaaagaaaataatgaagCACAAGTTTTCGTACGCAGAATACAACCAACATTTACTTTTTATGggagaaaaatatgttaatttcAGCTCAAACACGCGCGCCAAAACATGTCAAACACGTGCGATGCATAGTCAAAACTGTTCAAATATACCTATTCCACGTGATATTTTGTTAAAACAGAGTACCCGCACGTCACCAGAAGCTGCCTGTCAAGTGTCAGTGAAAGTTTGTTGAACCATTTGCATGCGCACAAACATATCGGttcatgtgtttttatttcgtcgAGGTAGTAAATCGTTTGTTCAGGTGTTCGAATGATCACTTCCGTATATTCATTTTCTCAGCTAAAGGTATAAAAAGAAGGTTGCAATCTTGCAAAAACGGTCAGAAGTGTATCGACTGTTCATAGTTTCACACTAAACCAGAAAGACATATCGACAAACATGTTTCCGCAAAAGTTGATTTCGATCGTGGTGATTGTTGTTGCTTTCAGCATGGTAAATATTAGTGCGAGGATCAATTTTAAATACCTGCTCTTGAATGGTCTAATTGATGCAATATTGTTATAGATTTCAGCCATAGAAGGACTCACTATAGAAGAGTTGCGTGCGCAAATAATACAGCAGCGACTTCAGGAACGCCTGGGAACGACAACAGCTAGCtcggcaacaacagcagcatcagcgaCAACAGCAGAATCAGCGACAACCAGTGCAGCAGCCACAACAGCTGAATCCGCTACAACTACTGCGGCGACCACAACTACTGCGGCGACCACAACTACTGAGGCGACCACAACTACTGAATCTACAACAACTGCCGATGCCACAACGACAGCTGGTTCTTCAACCACTGCCGACTCTGCAACGACTACTGAGTCTGCTTCCACTACGGCGAGCGAAGCGGAACTGATACAACAATATCGGGATCAGGTCCGCCAGGAGGCTATCCAACGTGCCTTGCAGAGGGCGGCTGCACGAGGTTGAAGGATGTCAGAATAAGTTCCATTGGTTTTTGAAATTCGACCCAAAATTTTAGTCTGCAATAAAGTTGGCAGAGATTAATAACacgctttgctttttttttgttacaagtAGCTAAATTCTCAGGAAAAGTACGTAgtttaaaaaatcgaaaaaaaattgattcgTTTGATGATTCCAACGAGCAACACATAGACGTCCACTCTGCAGGACCGATATaaagaaacatgtttttggaagtaacAATTCCAGCATAACTGAACGGTAGTCAAAAGCGTTAGGTACGTCAAAGAACGGAATACAAAATACCTTACCAACTCCCGTATGAGCTGTAGACAATTTGAAACGCAACGAAACTCCAGGTTCTGGGCAAAGCACTACCTTCATGATCGTCCTCTTAACGATTAACACGATCTGTTGTTCTTCAAACGAAATCGATTCGCAACCCCAAGCAATGACGGCATTCCGCTTTTGGGACGTTCTTGCCAACTCGCCAATGGATCTGATGCTGGTGGAAATGGTTGCGCCCTAAACCGAgtcgtttggtttttcctccaccgaaCGGTGAAAAGCGCACCAAAACTGACAAGAGCCCTTGGAACGTTGGACGGCGATACATGGTGGCGAGACGTTCGGTCTGCCCGGGCAATAAAACACAGCGAAGAGAATTTTAATGAATATTATTTATGtacgttgtttttatttatacacattttaaacacGGAAATCAACATCGTATatgcaaataataaataatcataaaatGAGTAACGAAAATTGTTCTCGTTTCTGCGctctttgtgtgtgcgtgtgtttttattttgctgttgttttgttgttgcgcGAACCGTCCCCGGCGGCTTGTTCCGGGTCTTGCCGTTTTTCTCTCCCTACCCGGCCCTTGTTTACCCCACCACCCTGTATGGCGACTCGGGAGATTCACCAGTTGGAATGATTTTCGTTTTACCTCGCATTTCTGCATCGGATGTCGTTTGTGTCCTTCTTGCCGATTCCGTTGTCGACGTTCCGAACGGACATGGCCTCCGGAGCCGGGCCGCATCGCAACGGTTTCCTTCATTTCTTCTTGTCCCGGGAGCGGGTAAGGACGGGAATGCTGGCGGGTAGGACTGGCGAATCGTTCGTTATGAAAGGATACAAATAATAGTACAAATAATGCGTTGAGCCCAACCCCTAAAGTGCAATAAATCAGCTTCGAGAGGATAAACGGCCCCGGGTGGGGGAGAGATTGGTGGGGTCGGAGTGCTGAAGGAAGCATTAGTGGATAATGAAAAGAATCATTGCGAGTAAATTTCTCGAGCATTTCTTGAATGAAACGGGGATTGATCATTGAACGGTTTATGATTTTACCGTTGAAGCTTCTAGTTGTGTAATTgaaaatatacatatattttGTAAACAACTCTCTTGGTTGCAGTTTCTTTTATCTTTCGCTTGAGCATCACATCCATTAATGGAAATAGTTTCCCTCTTATCTTTTAACTGGCAATCATTTGTGTCATACGGCCTTTTCAATCGTGCTGCAACATCGATTTACGTAATTTATGCATTCTTTCACTCACCCGAAGCGCTGGCAATTGTATGCAAATTAATTAACATGTCTCCAACCATTTCACTACACCGTTGGCGTCTCGATTACGTCGGTCCGTCAGTCCCGCGGGTGCTTTTGGTGTGGATGCGCTCGACACTTTGCGCCAGGTTGGTGTTGCTtgatgcatttttgttttgtttctgtttgtttcctGTTATGCTCATGTTTCTTCGACACCTTTCGATCGGTTTTAACGGCTCCACCGGAGTGAGTATATTTGTGTCGTAGGGAAATTTATGACACCACGTAAATCCGCGAAAGAATGTGTTCAAGCAGTTGTATGCACATGTTGAAGTTTCTCAAAGTCGTGTTTTCTACATTCTACCGACGATAGTGATTGAGTTGTTGTTGTGCAgtatgtttttactttttcttcttcctcctttcggttactgttttgttttttactgacaaaggaaaacaatggcTGAAAGTAgagtttttatttacttcttaAAACTCGTTAAGTTATTAGTTCCAATCgtttaatttccattttgcTAGATTTTTAATTGAACCCTATAACTTTTTGGAACAATGATTACATCTGTTGGGTGGATTGAGACAAGTCAAGCTAATTCCTTTTCAGTTTCTTCCAACAAACCATACGCAACTTTGCTTTccgtttcgaaaaaaaaatcctccttCCTCTGCGATGGGTCAATCAGAGGACGCACGAAATAAAGACAATTCCGATCGATTGGAACTCACACGGTAGAacgaccaaaaacaaaacaaaaaacaagacgCAGCTGAAAAAACCAACCAGAACGGCACGCCATTGACCACATCGGGCCCCGATGGAACGATTGGCCAATAAAATGATTACCTTAAGACAAGGATTAGTGACGGATGTCACTCAATCGGCTGGCGATGGTTCCCGGGGCTTAAGGTCGCTTTCCTGAGTGAGATATCAAGTTGCCGAAGAGGGGTCGCTTTCCTTTCCTCTCCCCACGACCGTAGAGCGGAGTTTCGTTGACCCGGCAAGTCGATTTGAGGAAGGCTCGCTCGCTTTGGAGGTCCCGTTGGACGATATGAAAGATTTGAACGGAACAGTCGGAATCGACGGAAGGAGGGATTACGTGTCGGAGGTGGAAGGATTTTGGATTCTTTCAGCTCGGGTGAAAGGCGAGTGATCGCGGTGTAAATTGTTTCCGGCTGTGGATGTATTCGGTGATGTCAAACGTGTACGTTCTTAAAAAAGTATAGctttattttaagaaaataatcaatttaaaatctcactgttgacttttttttcgctcccacCATTAAAAAAGTGTGTAGTATCAGGTTCTCTTGCTGATTGCACTTTGGAGTTGAAGAATAAATTAGCGTGAATTGATTGAACCCATCCATTTTGCTTCCAATCAGCTACTTACAACATTATTAGAAACACGGGTTCGGAAAACCGCCTCTGGCAACATTCAGATTGCCAGCCTTTTTCCGTACCGTTTCGGCACGTGCTGGAATGTCTTACACTCCCCCACAACATCACCAACCCTTGTCGGTGGCCCCCACCGTTCGTCCAGCAATAAAGTGCCAACCCGGAGCGGAGAAATGATCATCCCTTCGGGCAACCAATTAAAAGGCCCATACCTGAACGCTTAGAAACTAGAAATAAATTCTACAATCAGTGCGAATACCCgatggtgtgtgagtgtgtgtgtctggtCCATCGGTAgcgttttttatttaatttcttcttttccaccCCGATCCTCGTCCAAGGAGTTCCGCCCGCTAAATGAACGGTAGCGCTGCACGCTCTAGTTTGTAGCATAAATTAATGAACCGATTGCGCAGACAGAGTGCAGCGGTGCAACCGGCCGTTCCCGGCCCCCATTCCCGGCCATCCCCCCGGTGCGTATCCCCTCCCGGCTCCCGGCTGATAAATGCACCTTAATTTAATCGAATTACTCGACCGCACCCCCTTCACGCGAGCGCAATGTCACGAAGGGCTGGCCGGCGTTGCCGAAGCCGGAGGGCAGTGCGTTCTTATTGCACTGATGGCGGTTAGTTTGGCTTATTCCCGTGTCgctctggttttttttttctccggctCCGGGTCTTGATAATTGCGTAAGTGCGCGCTGCATTCGGTGCTGCGTTTGAccgcgaaaaaaaagggggggaaaTAAACGCCAAGGGATGCCGAGCGCGAAAAGTGCATTTCTTCTGGTCGTCTTCCGAAGCGGgcagattaaaaaaatagaaaaggacAGCTCTATGTTATCACATACTtgaggtgttttatttttgcgatTTCTTGTTCCTCTTCCCCGGGCGAGACGCACACCGAGCACGTCATCATCGCGACGCGTTGCGTGCATGCAACCGCATCGTGTCGAAAAGTGTCGCAATGTATCGGCCGGCGTCCCGTCGCCGGAGCCAGGTTGAAATGGCCAAGTAGCCCGGGACGGGGTGTGGCAAGGTGGCGTGGTGATGTTTGAACGAAAAAACTGCACTATTTCACTCACTGCAGCTTCGGTCCCCGGGCCCCGGGATGATTTATGGGCGGCCATACGCGGCCTGACATCGCCGGGGTTCGATTCGTTCGGCGGAGCAATATTTCATTTCGCTAGTTTACGCTCATGCACTTGCCCTGCATGCCAACATGCGGGAACGATCGGGCGGCCCCCAGGTTTCGGCGGTACATCCGGAGTCCGGAGCTGCCTGATGGTGCTAATGGGATTCGATGGGATTGCCGGGAATATGTTGCTGCCCATTGGGTCCCGACGCCGTTCGGCCCATTCGATGAAATTGGGTGAAAATGGGAGCTACCGAACGTGACCGCTGTCCGGGTGCATTTAACTCAAGAGCCGTTTAATTCGCAGCAGGTGGAACCCTTTTGGCGAGTGGAACTGGTTTTAACGGGGGTGCGAAAAGATGAATTATATGTCCGACAAAATATCTTCCCGAGCGATAGCGCCtgataatttatcaaaagaTGCAAAAAATACGCCTGTGCAGTGAGATGATTTTAattggaaatgttttcatgtttcatcTTTGCTAGATTAATCTGTTTCTTTGTcgattataaaaataattgatataaaatcaTACCTTATGCAAgcttaaagaaaaataaacaattacaCTTTAGACGATTTAATTCACCTTTCAGTTGGGGAAAGAGGACTATTAAATTTTTGGAAGTTCAGAAGATCAGATTTTTATCGATTGGAATGATGCGAGCTTTAGTAGTTTAACGGAACTGacgaattaaacaaaaaaatttaacCAATATTTTCATGGACTatacttttcaatttttatcaaattttgcTAATAAAAGATCAAATGAAGTAGTTCGCTATTAAATGATCACGGATTCGGTCCAACCAGCAataaatatatacatattTTCAGAACCTCATTGACACCCTGCGCTTCCCAGTGCCCAtccgtttcattttattgcttttcatcTTAACGTCCGCTAGCTTGGCGCAGGGAACAAGCATTCCAAGCATCGTGAACGCGTTAGGAATGATTCTCCGGCGCATAAAATGCAAACGGTCTCTTCGGCCAACGAAAAGCGAGCAAATTGGCTCCACAAATCCAGGGGCAAACGAATCCCCCTTGAGGGCGTTCGATGTTTGCTACCGGTGCTGGCGTTGATTTGTTTCTCGTTCGGTGGCCTACCGCCGTTCCGAAGACCGTCGATTCCGGCGTCCGGTGCATCGATTCAAAAAAACATGtacgaataaaacaaacatccgtTCACCAAACCATCCAGCCGAGCTTGTTTGCCGCgcggatttttttgtttcaccagAAGATATGCAAcgtaacaagaaaaaaacataccgTGTGGCGATCGTCGAAGGCAAAGGTTAAACGCACGGGAAGGTGACTAGAACCGGGTGCAGCGAGGGCGCAGAAGTTGATTCGCAAATGCAATAAATTTTGCATATTTCCGTTCCGGTTGTACATCAACGGAACGCATGCATAATGGTGAGGAGGATAAAACGGGCCAATTCTTACGCTCCCCCCTGCGCTTCTTCTCCCTATTGAAGTTGCAGCATCGTCtcattgaaacacttttt
This window harbors:
- the LOC131284465 gene encoding spore coat protein SP96-like, which produces MFPQKLISIVVIVVAFSMISAIEGLTIEELRAQIIQQRLQERLGTTTASSATTAASATTAESATTSAAATTAESATTTAATTTTAATTTTEATTTTESTTTADATTTAGSSTTADSATTTESASTTASEAELIQQYRDQVRQEAIQRALQRAAARG